In Campylobacter sp. RM16189, the DNA window GCTCACATTGTGAGATTTTGTAGCTCAAGAAGATGCAGAACAAGCATTCACGGGCACTCTTATAGGGCTGAAATCCTGCTTGAATCAAATTTCTTAGACAATGCGGGCATGGTTTATGACTTTGGCTTAATGAAGCAAAATATCAAATGTCTAATCGACAGCTTCGATCACACAACCACACTTTTTAGCGGTGATGATAAAGAGTACTTAGATGACATGAAAAAGCATTCAAAACGCTGGATAGAAATTCCTGTAAATCCTTCAGCAGAGCAGTTTTGCAGGATATTTTTTGTACTAATCGACAGACTTTTAAAATCAACCGTTATGCAAAACGGCGAGCGGGAAGTAAAAATCCACAGCGTAATCGTCCATGAAACCGACACGGGCTACGCGCAGTGTTTTAGGGATGACGCATAT includes these proteins:
- a CDS encoding 6-carboxytetrahydropterin synthase is translated as MIIRKLFKFENAHIVRFCSSRRCRTSIHGHSYRAEILLESNFLDNAGMVYDFGLMKQNIKCLIDSFDHTTTLFSGDDKEYLDDMKKHSKRWIEIPVNPSAEQFCRIFFVLIDRLLKSTVMQNGEREVKIHSVIVHETDTGYAQCFRDDAYNAKMGEINLKDIIFSPEIISEWDDKDLFDKIKLGQKIINPKEV